The Mercenaria mercenaria strain notata chromosome 10, MADL_Memer_1, whole genome shotgun sequence genome contains a region encoding:
- the LOC128559815 gene encoding hemicentin-2-like, with the protein MDRNILNIYNAVILIVTLYAKASAGITVSEGNNVSIPCNVTKSSDMEIYWTKNSSDSTLEIKGAVLYFTNISRIDSGQYLCNSFNKQSGKNVTEGSVTVDVYYKASVKSITVSPSVMHENESYTVTCDFEGNPAPKWQIRLKDSILEIGQSSGVYKTRMHTGNCGDTGHVTCEAKNSLNNGSEVLMQNITVFCSPRPIWLNRYRVTAPVGGFTALVMMAHGYPYPQFTWSRDDGESIKGPVQTNLREISILNITNIKTRDYANYSLTMNNSYGSYVAHYQLFPSGKYRNKQFINNR; encoded by the exons ATGGATAggaatatattaaacatttataaTGCCGTCATATTAATTGTTACTCTGTATGCAAAAG cgtCTGCGGGAATCACAGTCAGTGAAGGAAATAATGTATCGATACCATGCAACGTCACAAAATCGTCAGATATGGAAATATACTGGACGAAGAATTCGTCGGATAGTACACTTGAAATTAAGGGAGCAGTTCTTTATTTCACAAACATCAGTCGTATAGACAGCGGACAATACCTTTGCAATTCGTTTAACAAGCAGTCGGGGAAAAATGTAACAGAAGGTTCTGTAACTGTCGATGTATATT aCAAAGCGTCGGTGAAGTCCATAACCGTGTCACCGTCAGTGATGCATGAAAACGAGTCATACACCGTAACATGTGACTTCGAAGGGAACCCTGCTCCCAAGTGGCAAATACGTCTGAAGGATTCCATACTCGAGATTGGTCAAAGCTCCGGTGTATATAAAACAAGAATGCATACCGGAAACTGCGGTGATACCGGTCATGTGACGTGCGAAGctaaaaacagtttaaacaatgGCTCAGAAGTATTAATGCAAAATATAACCGTCTTTT GTTCACCCCGCCCAATTTGGTTAAACAGATACAGAGTTACGGCACCTGTCGGTGGATTTACAGCTCTGGTGATGATGGCGCATGGATATCCTTACCCGCAATTTACTTGGTCACGTGACGATGGAGAGTCAATCAAAGGCCCAGTACAGACGAATTTACGAGAAATATCAATATTGAATATTACGAACATAAAAACCAGGGACTACGCAAATTATTCATTAACAATGAATAACTCTTACGGGTCATATGTTGCCCACTATCAGCTGTTTCCCTCAGGCAAGTACAGAAACAAACAATTCATTAACAATCGATAA